The Drosophila biarmipes strain raj3 chromosome 2L, RU_DBia_V1.1, whole genome shotgun sequence genome has a window encoding:
- the LOC108033627 gene encoding uncharacterized protein LOC108033627 isoform X4 — MKTEVLRLDVNITSQALAYICHTNQNLTQLTFDSIEVLGSISDIIPQCSNLKELRLKLKTGADPGQYAPLAKLPNLGDVWIKGLYESGLESIFFNDFMQWNRPTSMKPLTLTIEDKLTRLTPPVLIANLDTLRTLYACNYDDSGIIITEYELTEVPDSSEVIRESLETITIGHNIKIKFDGKAEKLELNIYSDSDTSELSTLAKLNNISRLIIQNMCRRSDYPESLANFLRSMATKKSLRYCEINYGNLHAIECAELAKMESLRYLSCHLSKWKLLEFASQLPNLQHAVINVREPVNSDTSKMVFKLLSTCQVQSSIYSPGSVINFIKNKKLLEVLFYGGRPKANIPASLAQLDGVKTLQIESCPDIESLRVFLRACEGNCCKIEEFNFLYGESISFKDISHVAEIQSIKKLKLNVSDTTGIEKLADLSKLEELEIYEYAIGNLSDLFTKLADKNKIQFMGCKNLNTNEVLKVSRIGSLKKLKCHISDPEDIDSLSELANSSIEEFIFTEPQSSRSLQNMFDSFSTNNRSTLQHLNVHKLDITGNAELMEIKGLKRSFEATTSTEKFWNVLDLKSVLTLQKLEIGTEIGVSECQYLVQLKMLESLKCRLRDEQGTQVLANIQNLKELTCESKGSLSELYREFGQIQESKLRELHTTITCSDEISEISKIKPLKMLTIDIRSVRKSLSNLKHLSELESLHIKEYFSFYSEIDQNSVLPVFETCTKLVCVTLEFLNTKEVDPSFVSQVNEALKCVRDSATQRPLELCLNNISFFPKFDIGAVVDAAYLTVFYTYGTSEFDVEEEFFSNAPKSDDSDF, encoded by the exons ATGAAAACCGAGGTGTTAAGGTTAGACGTCAACATTACTTCACAAGCGTTGGCTTACATATGTCACACTAACCAAAACTTGACACAGTTGACCTTCGATAGCATAGAAGTCCTTGGAAGCATTTCCGATATCATACCCCAATGCTCCAATCTCAAGGAACTGCGCTTAAAGCTAAAGACTGGAGCCGATCCAGGCCAATATGCACCTCTTGCAAAGTTGCCCAATTTAGGCGATGTTTGGATTAAAGGCTTGTACGAAAGTGGTTTGGAatcgatattttttaatgatttcatGCAGTGGAACAGGCCCACGAGTATGAAACCTTTGACGTTGACCATCGAGGACAAGCTTACTAGATTAACTCCGCCGGTTTTGATTGCGAATTTAGACACATTGCGAACTTTGTACGCTTGTAATTATGATGACTCTGGAATAATTATAACCGAGTACGAATTAACCGAAGTGCCGGATAGCAGCGAAGTAATTCGGGAATCTCTCGAAACCATAACAATAGGtcataatataaaaatcaaattcgatggaaaagcagaaaagcttgagctaaatatatattcagaTTCGGACACAAGTGAACTGTCTACTTTAGCAAAACTGAACAATATAAGTCGGTTGATCATACAAAATATGTGCCGACGAAGTGATTATCCTGAATCACTGGCAAACTTCCTACGATCTATGGCCACGAAGAAGTCCTTAAGATATTGCGAAATAAATTATGGAAACTTACATGCAATAGAGTGCGCAGAACTTGCCAAAATGGAATCGCTTCGTTATCTGAGTTGCCATTTGTCAAAGTGGAAACTTTTAGAGTTTGCAAGTCAATTACCTAACCTGCAACATGCTGTGATCAATGTCCGTGAGCCTGTCAATTCCGATACTTCAAAGatggtttttaaattgctATCAACATGCCAGGTGCAATCTTCCATATACTCTCCCGGCTCCGTAAttaactttataaaaaataaaaagttgttgGAGGTTCTTTTCTACGGTGGACGCCCTAAGGCCAATATTCCTGCATCCCTTGCACAACTTGATGGCGTCAAGACCCTCCAAATCGAAAGTTGTCCGGATATTGAATCCCTAAGAGTCTTTTTAAGAGCATGCGAGGGAAATTGTTGTAAGAttgaagaatttaattttctttatggTGAATCAATCAGTTTTAAGGATATCTCCCATGTGGCTGAGATCCAATCcatcaaaaaactaaaattaaacgTTTCAGATACAACGGGCATTGAGAAATTGGCAGACCTCAGCAAGCTTGAAGAGTTGGAAATATATGAGTATGCGATAGGAAACCTTTCCGACCTTTTTACGAAACTAGCTGATAagaataaaattcaatttatgggTTGCAAAAATCTCAACACCAATGAGGTGTTAAAAGTTTCCCGAATAGGGTCATTGAAGAAACTGAAGTGCCATATTTCAGACCCAGAAGATATAGATTCGTTGTCAGAGCTGGCTAACTCGAGTATTGAAGAATTCATTTTCACAGAGCCACAATCAAGCCGGTCTCTTCAAAATATGTTTGACTCCTTTTCAACAAACAATAGAAGTACTCTTCAGCATCTGAACGTGCACAAACTTGACATCACTGGAAATGCAGAACTTATGGAGATTAAAGGCCTGAAAAGGTCTTTTGAAGCTACTACTTCTACTGAGAAATTCTGGAACGTTTTGGATCTTAAATCCGTGCTCACTCTTCAGAAACTAGAAATTGGTACTGAGATTGGCGTCAGCGAGTGCCAATATTTGGTTCAACTTAAAATGTTGGAGTCCTTGAAATGTCGCTTGCGCGATGAGCAGGGCACACAAGTTTTGGCaaatatacaaaatcttaaagAACTAACCTGTGAATCGAAAGGGTCGCTGAGTGAGCTTTATCGGGAATTTGGTCAAATACAAGAGTCAAAACTACGAGAACTGCATACAACAATTACATGTTCTGATGAAATCAGTGAAATATCGAaaataaaacctttaaaaatgcTAACTATAGACATTAGAAGCGTGCGGAAAAGCTTATCAAATCTTAAGCACTTAAGTGAACTTGAGTCTTTACatattaaagaatatttttcgttttattcTGAAATAGACCAAAACAGTGTTTTGCCTGTATTTGAAACATGTACAAAGCTAGTTTGCGTTACTTTGGAGTTCTTAAATACAAAAGAAGTGGATCCAAGTTTTGTAAGCCAAGTAAACGAAGCTCTAAAATGTGTAAGAGATTCGGCCACTCAGAGGCCTTTGGAACTTTGCCTAAATAATATAAGCTTTTTCCCAAAATTTGAT ATAGGAGCCGTTGTTGATGCGGCTTACTTGACCGTCTTCTATACTTATGGAACATCTGAGTTTGACGTTGAAGAAGAGTTCTTTTCAAATGCTCCAAAGTCTGACGACAgcgacttttaa
- the LOC108033627 gene encoding uncharacterized protein LOC108033627 isoform X1 encodes MDEKGEFMLNNYCVFEIIDYIIANCKAKLKSVDDRFCCWSTKEDADYDDLINFALAHEFFMKLLEERHKSLYDYLEVAIVRRITMLLIDHRINKESEAESELFWKSFIQSVNERSPFNVALFFDRDSAKICTHRFYASFSDYEKRGESPSYMKTEVLRLDVNITSQALAYICHTNQNLTQLTFDSIEVLGSISDIIPQCSNLKELRLKLKTGADPGQYAPLAKLPNLGDVWIKGLYESGLESIFFNDFMQWNRPTSMKPLTLTIEDKLTRLTPPVLIANLDTLRTLYACNYDDSGIIITEYELTEVPDSSEVIRESLETITIGHNIKIKFDGKAEKLELNIYSDSDTSELSTLAKLNNISRLIIQNMCRRSDYPESLANFLRSMATKKSLRYCEINYGNLHAIECAELAKMESLRYLSCHLSKWKLLEFASQLPNLQHAVINVREPVNSDTSKMVFKLLSTCQVQSSIYSPGSVINFIKNKKLLEVLFYGGRPKANIPASLAQLDGVKTLQIESCPDIESLRVFLRACEGNCCKIEEFNFLYGESISFKDISHVAEIQSIKKLKLNVSDTTGIEKLADLSKLEELEIYEYAIGNLSDLFTKLADKNKIQFMGCKNLNTNEVLKVSRIGSLKKLKCHISDPEDIDSLSELANSSIEEFIFTEPQSSRSLQNMFDSFSTNNRSTLQHLNVHKLDITGNAELMEIKGLKRSFEATTSTEKFWNVLDLKSVLTLQKLEIGTEIGVSECQYLVQLKMLESLKCRLRDEQGTQVLANIQNLKELTCESKGSLSELYREFGQIQESKLRELHTTITCSDEISEISKIKPLKMLTIDIRSVRKSLSNLKHLSELESLHIKEYFSFYSEIDQNSVLPVFETCTKLVCVTLEFLNTKEVDPSFVSQVNEALKCVRDSATQRPLELCLNNISFFPKFDIGAVVDAAYLTVFYTYGTSEFDVEEEFFSNAPKSDDSDF; translated from the exons ATGGACGAGAAGGGGGAGTTCATGCTCAACAACTACTGTGTCTTTGAGATTATCGATTACATTATTGCCAATTGCAAGGCCAAACTTAAAAGTGTGGACGACAGATTTTGTTGTTGGAGTACCAAAGAGGACGCTGATTATGATGATTTAATTAACTTTGCGCTGGCCCATGAATTTTTCATGAAATTGCTGGAAGAGCGTCACAAAAGTCTTTACGATTATCTTGAGGTGGCAATTGTGCGCAGGATAACGATGCTGCTCATAGATCATCGAATCAATAAGGAATCAGAAGCAGAAAGTGAACTTTTCTGGAAATCATTCATACAATCTGTCAATGAACGAAGTCCTTTTAATGTGGCACTGTTTTTCGATCGAGATTCCGCAAAAATTTGTACACACA gattttatgctagcttcagtgattaTGAAAAAAGAG GTGAATCACCTAGCTATATGAAAACCGAGGTGTTAAGGTTAGACGTCAACATTACTTCACAAGCGTTGGCTTACATATGTCACACTAACCAAAACTTGACACAGTTGACCTTCGATAGCATAGAAGTCCTTGGAAGCATTTCCGATATCATACCCCAATGCTCCAATCTCAAGGAACTGCGCTTAAAGCTAAAGACTGGAGCCGATCCAGGCCAATATGCACCTCTTGCAAAGTTGCCCAATTTAGGCGATGTTTGGATTAAAGGCTTGTACGAAAGTGGTTTGGAatcgatattttttaatgatttcatGCAGTGGAACAGGCCCACGAGTATGAAACCTTTGACGTTGACCATCGAGGACAAGCTTACTAGATTAACTCCGCCGGTTTTGATTGCGAATTTAGACACATTGCGAACTTTGTACGCTTGTAATTATGATGACTCTGGAATAATTATAACCGAGTACGAATTAACCGAAGTGCCGGATAGCAGCGAAGTAATTCGGGAATCTCTCGAAACCATAACAATAGGtcataatataaaaatcaaattcgatggaaaagcagaaaagcttgagctaaatatatattcagaTTCGGACACAAGTGAACTGTCTACTTTAGCAAAACTGAACAATATAAGTCGGTTGATCATACAAAATATGTGCCGACGAAGTGATTATCCTGAATCACTGGCAAACTTCCTACGATCTATGGCCACGAAGAAGTCCTTAAGATATTGCGAAATAAATTATGGAAACTTACATGCAATAGAGTGCGCAGAACTTGCCAAAATGGAATCGCTTCGTTATCTGAGTTGCCATTTGTCAAAGTGGAAACTTTTAGAGTTTGCAAGTCAATTACCTAACCTGCAACATGCTGTGATCAATGTCCGTGAGCCTGTCAATTCCGATACTTCAAAGatggtttttaaattgctATCAACATGCCAGGTGCAATCTTCCATATACTCTCCCGGCTCCGTAAttaactttataaaaaataaaaagttgttgGAGGTTCTTTTCTACGGTGGACGCCCTAAGGCCAATATTCCTGCATCCCTTGCACAACTTGATGGCGTCAAGACCCTCCAAATCGAAAGTTGTCCGGATATTGAATCCCTAAGAGTCTTTTTAAGAGCATGCGAGGGAAATTGTTGTAAGAttgaagaatttaattttctttatggTGAATCAATCAGTTTTAAGGATATCTCCCATGTGGCTGAGATCCAATCcatcaaaaaactaaaattaaacgTTTCAGATACAACGGGCATTGAGAAATTGGCAGACCTCAGCAAGCTTGAAGAGTTGGAAATATATGAGTATGCGATAGGAAACCTTTCCGACCTTTTTACGAAACTAGCTGATAagaataaaattcaatttatgggTTGCAAAAATCTCAACACCAATGAGGTGTTAAAAGTTTCCCGAATAGGGTCATTGAAGAAACTGAAGTGCCATATTTCAGACCCAGAAGATATAGATTCGTTGTCAGAGCTGGCTAACTCGAGTATTGAAGAATTCATTTTCACAGAGCCACAATCAAGCCGGTCTCTTCAAAATATGTTTGACTCCTTTTCAACAAACAATAGAAGTACTCTTCAGCATCTGAACGTGCACAAACTTGACATCACTGGAAATGCAGAACTTATGGAGATTAAAGGCCTGAAAAGGTCTTTTGAAGCTACTACTTCTACTGAGAAATTCTGGAACGTTTTGGATCTTAAATCCGTGCTCACTCTTCAGAAACTAGAAATTGGTACTGAGATTGGCGTCAGCGAGTGCCAATATTTGGTTCAACTTAAAATGTTGGAGTCCTTGAAATGTCGCTTGCGCGATGAGCAGGGCACACAAGTTTTGGCaaatatacaaaatcttaaagAACTAACCTGTGAATCGAAAGGGTCGCTGAGTGAGCTTTATCGGGAATTTGGTCAAATACAAGAGTCAAAACTACGAGAACTGCATACAACAATTACATGTTCTGATGAAATCAGTGAAATATCGAaaataaaacctttaaaaatgcTAACTATAGACATTAGAAGCGTGCGGAAAAGCTTATCAAATCTTAAGCACTTAAGTGAACTTGAGTCTTTACatattaaagaatatttttcgttttattcTGAAATAGACCAAAACAGTGTTTTGCCTGTATTTGAAACATGTACAAAGCTAGTTTGCGTTACTTTGGAGTTCTTAAATACAAAAGAAGTGGATCCAAGTTTTGTAAGCCAAGTAAACGAAGCTCTAAAATGTGTAAGAGATTCGGCCACTCAGAGGCCTTTGGAACTTTGCCTAAATAATATAAGCTTTTTCCCAAAATTTGAT ATAGGAGCCGTTGTTGATGCGGCTTACTTGACCGTCTTCTATACTTATGGAACATCTGAGTTTGACGTTGAAGAAGAGTTCTTTTCAAATGCTCCAAAGTCTGACGACAgcgacttttaa
- the LOC108033627 gene encoding uncharacterized protein LOC108033627 isoform X3: protein MRIYSGFYASFSDYEKRGESPSYMKTEVLRLDVNITSQALAYICHTNQNLTQLTFDSIEVLGSISDIIPQCSNLKELRLKLKTGADPGQYAPLAKLPNLGDVWIKGLYESGLESIFFNDFMQWNRPTSMKPLTLTIEDKLTRLTPPVLIANLDTLRTLYACNYDDSGIIITEYELTEVPDSSEVIRESLETITIGHNIKIKFDGKAEKLELNIYSDSDTSELSTLAKLNNISRLIIQNMCRRSDYPESLANFLRSMATKKSLRYCEINYGNLHAIECAELAKMESLRYLSCHLSKWKLLEFASQLPNLQHAVINVREPVNSDTSKMVFKLLSTCQVQSSIYSPGSVINFIKNKKLLEVLFYGGRPKANIPASLAQLDGVKTLQIESCPDIESLRVFLRACEGNCCKIEEFNFLYGESISFKDISHVAEIQSIKKLKLNVSDTTGIEKLADLSKLEELEIYEYAIGNLSDLFTKLADKNKIQFMGCKNLNTNEVLKVSRIGSLKKLKCHISDPEDIDSLSELANSSIEEFIFTEPQSSRSLQNMFDSFSTNNRSTLQHLNVHKLDITGNAELMEIKGLKRSFEATTSTEKFWNVLDLKSVLTLQKLEIGTEIGVSECQYLVQLKMLESLKCRLRDEQGTQVLANIQNLKELTCESKGSLSELYREFGQIQESKLRELHTTITCSDEISEISKIKPLKMLTIDIRSVRKSLSNLKHLSELESLHIKEYFSFYSEIDQNSVLPVFETCTKLVCVTLEFLNTKEVDPSFVSQVNEALKCVRDSATQRPLELCLNNISFFPKFDIGAVVDAAYLTVFYTYGTSEFDVEEEFFSNAPKSDDSDF, encoded by the exons ATGCGAATCTATTCCG gattttatgctagcttcagtgattaTGAAAAAAGAG GTGAATCACCTAGCTATATGAAAACCGAGGTGTTAAGGTTAGACGTCAACATTACTTCACAAGCGTTGGCTTACATATGTCACACTAACCAAAACTTGACACAGTTGACCTTCGATAGCATAGAAGTCCTTGGAAGCATTTCCGATATCATACCCCAATGCTCCAATCTCAAGGAACTGCGCTTAAAGCTAAAGACTGGAGCCGATCCAGGCCAATATGCACCTCTTGCAAAGTTGCCCAATTTAGGCGATGTTTGGATTAAAGGCTTGTACGAAAGTGGTTTGGAatcgatattttttaatgatttcatGCAGTGGAACAGGCCCACGAGTATGAAACCTTTGACGTTGACCATCGAGGACAAGCTTACTAGATTAACTCCGCCGGTTTTGATTGCGAATTTAGACACATTGCGAACTTTGTACGCTTGTAATTATGATGACTCTGGAATAATTATAACCGAGTACGAATTAACCGAAGTGCCGGATAGCAGCGAAGTAATTCGGGAATCTCTCGAAACCATAACAATAGGtcataatataaaaatcaaattcgatggaaaagcagaaaagcttgagctaaatatatattcagaTTCGGACACAAGTGAACTGTCTACTTTAGCAAAACTGAACAATATAAGTCGGTTGATCATACAAAATATGTGCCGACGAAGTGATTATCCTGAATCACTGGCAAACTTCCTACGATCTATGGCCACGAAGAAGTCCTTAAGATATTGCGAAATAAATTATGGAAACTTACATGCAATAGAGTGCGCAGAACTTGCCAAAATGGAATCGCTTCGTTATCTGAGTTGCCATTTGTCAAAGTGGAAACTTTTAGAGTTTGCAAGTCAATTACCTAACCTGCAACATGCTGTGATCAATGTCCGTGAGCCTGTCAATTCCGATACTTCAAAGatggtttttaaattgctATCAACATGCCAGGTGCAATCTTCCATATACTCTCCCGGCTCCGTAAttaactttataaaaaataaaaagttgttgGAGGTTCTTTTCTACGGTGGACGCCCTAAGGCCAATATTCCTGCATCCCTTGCACAACTTGATGGCGTCAAGACCCTCCAAATCGAAAGTTGTCCGGATATTGAATCCCTAAGAGTCTTTTTAAGAGCATGCGAGGGAAATTGTTGTAAGAttgaagaatttaattttctttatggTGAATCAATCAGTTTTAAGGATATCTCCCATGTGGCTGAGATCCAATCcatcaaaaaactaaaattaaacgTTTCAGATACAACGGGCATTGAGAAATTGGCAGACCTCAGCAAGCTTGAAGAGTTGGAAATATATGAGTATGCGATAGGAAACCTTTCCGACCTTTTTACGAAACTAGCTGATAagaataaaattcaatttatgggTTGCAAAAATCTCAACACCAATGAGGTGTTAAAAGTTTCCCGAATAGGGTCATTGAAGAAACTGAAGTGCCATATTTCAGACCCAGAAGATATAGATTCGTTGTCAGAGCTGGCTAACTCGAGTATTGAAGAATTCATTTTCACAGAGCCACAATCAAGCCGGTCTCTTCAAAATATGTTTGACTCCTTTTCAACAAACAATAGAAGTACTCTTCAGCATCTGAACGTGCACAAACTTGACATCACTGGAAATGCAGAACTTATGGAGATTAAAGGCCTGAAAAGGTCTTTTGAAGCTACTACTTCTACTGAGAAATTCTGGAACGTTTTGGATCTTAAATCCGTGCTCACTCTTCAGAAACTAGAAATTGGTACTGAGATTGGCGTCAGCGAGTGCCAATATTTGGTTCAACTTAAAATGTTGGAGTCCTTGAAATGTCGCTTGCGCGATGAGCAGGGCACACAAGTTTTGGCaaatatacaaaatcttaaagAACTAACCTGTGAATCGAAAGGGTCGCTGAGTGAGCTTTATCGGGAATTTGGTCAAATACAAGAGTCAAAACTACGAGAACTGCATACAACAATTACATGTTCTGATGAAATCAGTGAAATATCGAaaataaaacctttaaaaatgcTAACTATAGACATTAGAAGCGTGCGGAAAAGCTTATCAAATCTTAAGCACTTAAGTGAACTTGAGTCTTTACatattaaagaatatttttcgttttattcTGAAATAGACCAAAACAGTGTTTTGCCTGTATTTGAAACATGTACAAAGCTAGTTTGCGTTACTTTGGAGTTCTTAAATACAAAAGAAGTGGATCCAAGTTTTGTAAGCCAAGTAAACGAAGCTCTAAAATGTGTAAGAGATTCGGCCACTCAGAGGCCTTTGGAACTTTGCCTAAATAATATAAGCTTTTTCCCAAAATTTGAT ATAGGAGCCGTTGTTGATGCGGCTTACTTGACCGTCTTCTATACTTATGGAACATCTGAGTTTGACGTTGAAGAAGAGTTCTTTTCAAATGCTCCAAAGTCTGACGACAgcgacttttaa
- the LOC108033627 gene encoding uncharacterized protein LOC108033627 isoform X2 produces MDEKGEFMLNNYCVFEIIDYIIANCKAKLKSVDDRFCCWSTKEDADYDDLINFALAHEFFMKLLEERHKSLYDYLEVAIVRRITMLLIDHRINKESEAESELFWKSFIQSVNERSPFNVALFFDRDSAKICTHSESPSYMKTEVLRLDVNITSQALAYICHTNQNLTQLTFDSIEVLGSISDIIPQCSNLKELRLKLKTGADPGQYAPLAKLPNLGDVWIKGLYESGLESIFFNDFMQWNRPTSMKPLTLTIEDKLTRLTPPVLIANLDTLRTLYACNYDDSGIIITEYELTEVPDSSEVIRESLETITIGHNIKIKFDGKAEKLELNIYSDSDTSELSTLAKLNNISRLIIQNMCRRSDYPESLANFLRSMATKKSLRYCEINYGNLHAIECAELAKMESLRYLSCHLSKWKLLEFASQLPNLQHAVINVREPVNSDTSKMVFKLLSTCQVQSSIYSPGSVINFIKNKKLLEVLFYGGRPKANIPASLAQLDGVKTLQIESCPDIESLRVFLRACEGNCCKIEEFNFLYGESISFKDISHVAEIQSIKKLKLNVSDTTGIEKLADLSKLEELEIYEYAIGNLSDLFTKLADKNKIQFMGCKNLNTNEVLKVSRIGSLKKLKCHISDPEDIDSLSELANSSIEEFIFTEPQSSRSLQNMFDSFSTNNRSTLQHLNVHKLDITGNAELMEIKGLKRSFEATTSTEKFWNVLDLKSVLTLQKLEIGTEIGVSECQYLVQLKMLESLKCRLRDEQGTQVLANIQNLKELTCESKGSLSELYREFGQIQESKLRELHTTITCSDEISEISKIKPLKMLTIDIRSVRKSLSNLKHLSELESLHIKEYFSFYSEIDQNSVLPVFETCTKLVCVTLEFLNTKEVDPSFVSQVNEALKCVRDSATQRPLELCLNNISFFPKFDIGAVVDAAYLTVFYTYGTSEFDVEEEFFSNAPKSDDSDF; encoded by the exons ATGGACGAGAAGGGGGAGTTCATGCTCAACAACTACTGTGTCTTTGAGATTATCGATTACATTATTGCCAATTGCAAGGCCAAACTTAAAAGTGTGGACGACAGATTTTGTTGTTGGAGTACCAAAGAGGACGCTGATTATGATGATTTAATTAACTTTGCGCTGGCCCATGAATTTTTCATGAAATTGCTGGAAGAGCGTCACAAAAGTCTTTACGATTATCTTGAGGTGGCAATTGTGCGCAGGATAACGATGCTGCTCATAGATCATCGAATCAATAAGGAATCAGAAGCAGAAAGTGAACTTTTCTGGAAATCATTCATACAATCTGTCAATGAACGAAGTCCTTTTAATGTGGCACTGTTTTTCGATCGAGATTCCGCAAAAATTTGTACACACA GTGAATCACCTAGCTATATGAAAACCGAGGTGTTAAGGTTAGACGTCAACATTACTTCACAAGCGTTGGCTTACATATGTCACACTAACCAAAACTTGACACAGTTGACCTTCGATAGCATAGAAGTCCTTGGAAGCATTTCCGATATCATACCCCAATGCTCCAATCTCAAGGAACTGCGCTTAAAGCTAAAGACTGGAGCCGATCCAGGCCAATATGCACCTCTTGCAAAGTTGCCCAATTTAGGCGATGTTTGGATTAAAGGCTTGTACGAAAGTGGTTTGGAatcgatattttttaatgatttcatGCAGTGGAACAGGCCCACGAGTATGAAACCTTTGACGTTGACCATCGAGGACAAGCTTACTAGATTAACTCCGCCGGTTTTGATTGCGAATTTAGACACATTGCGAACTTTGTACGCTTGTAATTATGATGACTCTGGAATAATTATAACCGAGTACGAATTAACCGAAGTGCCGGATAGCAGCGAAGTAATTCGGGAATCTCTCGAAACCATAACAATAGGtcataatataaaaatcaaattcgatggaaaagcagaaaagcttgagctaaatatatattcagaTTCGGACACAAGTGAACTGTCTACTTTAGCAAAACTGAACAATATAAGTCGGTTGATCATACAAAATATGTGCCGACGAAGTGATTATCCTGAATCACTGGCAAACTTCCTACGATCTATGGCCACGAAGAAGTCCTTAAGATATTGCGAAATAAATTATGGAAACTTACATGCAATAGAGTGCGCAGAACTTGCCAAAATGGAATCGCTTCGTTATCTGAGTTGCCATTTGTCAAAGTGGAAACTTTTAGAGTTTGCAAGTCAATTACCTAACCTGCAACATGCTGTGATCAATGTCCGTGAGCCTGTCAATTCCGATACTTCAAAGatggtttttaaattgctATCAACATGCCAGGTGCAATCTTCCATATACTCTCCCGGCTCCGTAAttaactttataaaaaataaaaagttgttgGAGGTTCTTTTCTACGGTGGACGCCCTAAGGCCAATATTCCTGCATCCCTTGCACAACTTGATGGCGTCAAGACCCTCCAAATCGAAAGTTGTCCGGATATTGAATCCCTAAGAGTCTTTTTAAGAGCATGCGAGGGAAATTGTTGTAAGAttgaagaatttaattttctttatggTGAATCAATCAGTTTTAAGGATATCTCCCATGTGGCTGAGATCCAATCcatcaaaaaactaaaattaaacgTTTCAGATACAACGGGCATTGAGAAATTGGCAGACCTCAGCAAGCTTGAAGAGTTGGAAATATATGAGTATGCGATAGGAAACCTTTCCGACCTTTTTACGAAACTAGCTGATAagaataaaattcaatttatgggTTGCAAAAATCTCAACACCAATGAGGTGTTAAAAGTTTCCCGAATAGGGTCATTGAAGAAACTGAAGTGCCATATTTCAGACCCAGAAGATATAGATTCGTTGTCAGAGCTGGCTAACTCGAGTATTGAAGAATTCATTTTCACAGAGCCACAATCAAGCCGGTCTCTTCAAAATATGTTTGACTCCTTTTCAACAAACAATAGAAGTACTCTTCAGCATCTGAACGTGCACAAACTTGACATCACTGGAAATGCAGAACTTATGGAGATTAAAGGCCTGAAAAGGTCTTTTGAAGCTACTACTTCTACTGAGAAATTCTGGAACGTTTTGGATCTTAAATCCGTGCTCACTCTTCAGAAACTAGAAATTGGTACTGAGATTGGCGTCAGCGAGTGCCAATATTTGGTTCAACTTAAAATGTTGGAGTCCTTGAAATGTCGCTTGCGCGATGAGCAGGGCACACAAGTTTTGGCaaatatacaaaatcttaaagAACTAACCTGTGAATCGAAAGGGTCGCTGAGTGAGCTTTATCGGGAATTTGGTCAAATACAAGAGTCAAAACTACGAGAACTGCATACAACAATTACATGTTCTGATGAAATCAGTGAAATATCGAaaataaaacctttaaaaatgcTAACTATAGACATTAGAAGCGTGCGGAAAAGCTTATCAAATCTTAAGCACTTAAGTGAACTTGAGTCTTTACatattaaagaatatttttcgttttattcTGAAATAGACCAAAACAGTGTTTTGCCTGTATTTGAAACATGTACAAAGCTAGTTTGCGTTACTTTGGAGTTCTTAAATACAAAAGAAGTGGATCCAAGTTTTGTAAGCCAAGTAAACGAAGCTCTAAAATGTGTAAGAGATTCGGCCACTCAGAGGCCTTTGGAACTTTGCCTAAATAATATAAGCTTTTTCCCAAAATTTGAT ATAGGAGCCGTTGTTGATGCGGCTTACTTGACCGTCTTCTATACTTATGGAACATCTGAGTTTGACGTTGAAGAAGAGTTCTTTTCAAATGCTCCAAAGTCTGACGACAgcgacttttaa